A stretch of the Enterobacter mori genome encodes the following:
- the cydX gene encoding cytochrome bd-I oxidase subunit CydX: MWYFAWILGTLLACAFGVITALALEHVEATKAGEEKH; this comes from the coding sequence ATGTGGTATTTCGCATGGATTTTAGGGACGCTTCTTGCCTGTGCATTTGGTGTCATCACTGCCCTGGCGCTTGAGCACGTTGAAGCGACCAAAGCGGGTGAAGAAAAACACTAA
- the tolQ gene encoding Tol-Pal system protein TolQ: MTDMNILDLFLKASLLVKLIMLILIGFSIASWAIIIQRTRILNAAGREAEAFEDKFWSGIELSRLYQESQGRRDNLSGSEQIFYSGFKEFARLHRANNHAPEAVVEGASRAMRISMNRELETLETHIPFLGTVGSISPYIGLFGTVWGIMHAFIALGAVKQATLQMVAPGIAEALIATAIGLFAAIPAVMAYNRLNQRVNKLELNYDNFMEEFTAILHRQAFTSTESNKG, encoded by the coding sequence GTGACTGACATGAATATCCTTGATTTGTTCCTGAAGGCTAGCCTTCTGGTTAAACTTATCATGTTGATTTTGATTGGTTTTTCAATCGCATCCTGGGCCATCATTATCCAGAGAACGCGTATTCTTAATGCCGCTGGCCGTGAAGCCGAAGCGTTTGAAGACAAGTTCTGGTCGGGTATCGAACTTTCTCGTCTGTACCAGGAAAGCCAGGGACGCCGTGATAACCTTTCAGGCTCCGAACAAATTTTCTATAGCGGATTCAAAGAGTTTGCCCGCTTACATCGCGCGAATAACCACGCGCCGGAAGCGGTGGTAGAAGGTGCCTCGCGTGCGATGCGCATTTCAATGAACCGCGAACTGGAAACCCTTGAGACGCACATTCCGTTCCTCGGCACTGTGGGTTCCATCAGCCCGTATATCGGTCTGTTTGGTACCGTGTGGGGGATCATGCACGCCTTTATCGCGTTAGGCGCGGTGAAGCAGGCAACGTTGCAGATGGTTGCGCCGGGTATCGCTGAAGCACTGATTGCGACCGCTATCGGTCTGTTTGCGGCAATCCCGGCGGTTATGGCTTATAACCGTCTGAACCAGCGTGTGAACAAACTGGAACTGAACTACGACAACTTTATGGAAGAGTTCACCGCGATTCTGCACCGTCAGGCGTTTACCAGTACCGAGAGCAACAAGGGGTAA
- the tolR gene encoding colicin uptake protein TolR, giving the protein MARSRGRGRRELKSEINIVPLLDVLLVLLLIFMATAPIITQSVEVDLPDATESQAVSTNDDPPVIIEVSGVGQYSVVVEKDRMDQLPPEQVIAEAQRRLESNPKTVFLIGGAKDVPYDEIIKALNLLHSAGVKSVGLMTQPI; this is encoded by the coding sequence ATGGCCAGATCGCGTGGACGAGGTCGTCGCGAGCTCAAGTCCGAAATCAATATCGTTCCACTGCTGGACGTACTGCTGGTACTGCTGCTGATCTTTATGGCGACAGCGCCCATCATTACCCAGAGCGTGGAAGTTGATCTGCCGGATGCGACAGAATCACAGGCGGTAAGCACCAATGACGATCCTCCGGTCATCATTGAGGTTTCCGGTGTAGGGCAGTACAGCGTGGTGGTCGAGAAAGATCGTATGGATCAACTGCCACCCGAGCAGGTTATTGCTGAAGCGCAACGACGCCTGGAGTCAAATCCGAAAACGGTCTTCTTAATCGGTGGCGCGAAAGACGTGCCTTACGATGAAATTATTAAAGCGCTGAACTTGCTACATAGTGCGGGCGTTAAGTCTGTTGGCTTAATGACTCAGCCTATTTGA
- the ybgE gene encoding cyd operon protein YbgE: MNIIATLYAVMDKRPLRALSLVMALLLAGCIFWDPSRFAAKTSELEIWHGFLIMWAVCAGVIHGVGFRPKAVHWQGIFCPLIADLVLLAGLIFFFF; encoded by the coding sequence ATGAATATTATCGCAACGTTATATGCGGTAATGGACAAGCGCCCGTTACGGGCGCTTTCTTTAGTGATGGCATTACTGCTGGCGGGCTGCATCTTCTGGGACCCGTCGCGCTTCGCGGCAAAGACCAGCGAACTTGAGATCTGGCACGGCTTCCTCATCATGTGGGCGGTGTGCGCAGGGGTCATTCACGGCGTGGGCTTTCGTCCGAAAGCTGTTCACTGGCAGGGAATTTTCTGCCCGCTGATTGCCGATTTAGTTCTCCTCGCTGGTCTGATTTTCTTCTTCTTCTGA
- the cydB gene encoding cytochrome d ubiquinol oxidase subunit II, producing MIDYEVLRFIWWLLIGVLLIGFAVTDGFDMGVGMLTRFLGRNDTERRIMINSIAPHWDGNQVWLITAGGALFAAWPMVYAAAFSGFYVAMILVLASLFFRPVGFDYRSKIEDTRWRNMWDWGIFIGSFVPPLVIGVAFGNLLQGVPFHMDEYMRLYYTGNFFQLLNPFGLLAGVVSVAMIITQGATYLQMRTVGELHLRSRATAQVAALVTLVCFALAGVWVVYGIDGYVVTSAINHAAPSNPLTKEVARQAGAWMVNFNNTPALWAIPALGVLLPLLTVLTSRLEKGAWAFVFSSLTLACIILTAGIAMFPFVMPSSTMLNASLTMWDATSSHMTLNLMTYVACVFVPIVLAYTIWCYWKMFGRITKEHIESNTHSMY from the coding sequence ATGATCGATTATGAAGTATTGCGTTTTATCTGGTGGCTGTTGATCGGTGTTCTGCTGATCGGTTTTGCGGTCACTGATGGTTTCGACATGGGTGTGGGGATGCTCACCCGTTTCCTCGGTCGTAACGACACCGAGCGTCGAATCATGATCAACTCCATTGCCCCTCACTGGGACGGTAACCAGGTGTGGCTGATCACCGCAGGCGGCGCGCTGTTCGCTGCCTGGCCGATGGTCTACGCGGCTGCGTTCTCCGGCTTCTACGTGGCGATGATTCTGGTGCTGGCATCTTTGTTCTTCCGTCCGGTAGGCTTCGACTACCGTTCCAAGATTGAAGATACCCGCTGGCGTAACATGTGGGACTGGGGCATCTTCATCGGTAGCTTCGTTCCGCCGCTGGTGATTGGCGTGGCATTCGGTAACCTGCTGCAGGGCGTACCGTTCCACATGGATGAATACATGCGTCTTTACTACACCGGTAACTTCTTCCAGCTGCTGAATCCGTTTGGTCTGCTGGCAGGCGTTGTTAGCGTGGCGATGATCATTACTCAGGGTGCGACCTATCTGCAGATGCGTACCGTGGGTGAACTGCACCTGCGTTCCCGTGCAACGGCTCAGGTCGCGGCGCTGGTCACTCTGGTTTGCTTCGCTCTGGCCGGTGTGTGGGTGGTGTACGGTATTGATGGTTACGTGGTGACGTCTGCGATCAACCATGCTGCGCCGTCTAACCCGCTGACGAAAGAAGTCGCGCGTCAGGCGGGTGCCTGGATGGTGAACTTCAACAATACCCCTGCTCTGTGGGCTATCCCGGCGCTGGGCGTACTGTTGCCACTGTTGACCGTGCTGACCTCTCGTCTGGAAAAAGGCGCCTGGGCGTTCGTGTTCTCTTCACTGACCCTGGCGTGCATCATTCTGACTGCAGGTATTGCGATGTTCCCATTCGTCATGCCATCCAGCACCATGCTGAATGCTAGCCTGACCATGTGGGATGCAACCTCCAGCCATATGACGCTGAACCTGATGACGTATGTTGCTTGCGTGTTCGTTCCGATTGTTCTGGCCTACACCATCTGGTGTTACTGGAAAATGTTCGGGCGTATTACCAAAGAACATATCGAAAGCAACACCCACTCTATGTACTAA
- the mngB gene encoding mannosylglycerate hydrolase: MKAVSRVHITPHMHWDREWYFTTEESRILLVNNMEEILTRLEQDDEYKYYVLDGQTAVLEDYFAVVPENRSRVKALVERGKLIIGPWYTQTDTTIVSGESIVRNLMYGMRDCMAFGEPMKIGYLPDSFGMSGQLPHIYNGFGITRTMFWRGCSERHGTDKTEFLWQSQDGSEVTAQVLPLGYAIGKYLPEDAAGLRKRLDSYFEVLEKASVTKEILLPNGHDQMPLQQNIFAVMDKLREIYPQREFVMSRFEEVFDHIDAHHDELATLKGEFIDGKYMRVHRTIGSTRMDIKIAHARIENKIVNILEPLAALAWTLGFDYHHGLLEKMWKEILKNHAHDSIGCCCSDKVHREIVSRFELAEDMADNLVRFYMRKIVDNMPQSDADKLVMFNLMPWPREEVMNTKIRLRASQFRLRDEKGNEIPCFIRSARELDPGLIDRQIVHYGNYEPFMEFDIQFSQILPSMGYRTLYIEPNVAGKVLPAVKNTESLLENAFWQIDLNGDGTLRLRDKETGLIYDRVLEIEESSDDGDEYDYSPSREEWRLTSAQGEHDVEVTHEGWQSRAAIRHRIAVPANLAERAARQRNGSLNVEFDVTLSHNSRRIDVAVRLDNQANDHRVRVLIPTPFMTEEVLADTQFGSLTRPVQDAAMATWHEEAWKEAPVPVWNLLNYAVLQEKRNGLALFTEGLREFEVVGDDKKAFALTLLRGVGLLGKEDLLLRPGRPSGIKMPVPDSQVRGPLTCRFSLFSFSGTPENAGVAQQAKSWLTPVQCYNKIPWDAMKLNRASFITPESYSLLALSPTGCVLSTLKKAEDRDELILRLFNPSASSACDTTLSMNPTVKRWRETDMNERIMDRCEEEGIVGAFRPGQSRTFSILFA, encoded by the coding sequence ATGAAAGCTGTATCTCGCGTTCATATCACGCCGCATATGCACTGGGACCGTGAGTGGTACTTCACCACCGAAGAGTCGCGTATTCTTCTGGTCAATAATATGGAAGAGATCCTGACCCGTCTGGAGCAGGATGACGAGTATAAATATTACGTCCTCGATGGACAGACGGCGGTGCTGGAGGATTATTTTGCCGTCGTACCTGAAAACCGCTCGCGGGTGAAAGCGCTTGTGGAGCGCGGAAAGCTGATTATCGGCCCCTGGTATACCCAGACCGATACCACGATTGTCAGCGGCGAGTCGATTGTCCGCAACCTGATGTACGGCATGCGCGACTGTATGGCGTTCGGCGAGCCGATGAAGATCGGCTATCTGCCGGATTCGTTTGGTATGTCCGGTCAACTCCCGCATATCTATAACGGGTTTGGCATTACCCGCACGATGTTCTGGCGCGGCTGCTCGGAACGACACGGGACCGACAAAACCGAATTTCTCTGGCAGAGCCAGGACGGCAGTGAAGTGACGGCGCAGGTACTGCCGCTGGGCTACGCGATTGGTAAGTACTTACCGGAGGACGCTGCCGGGCTGCGAAAACGGCTCGACAGCTATTTCGAGGTCCTGGAAAAGGCATCCGTCACCAAAGAGATTTTGCTGCCCAACGGCCACGACCAGATGCCGCTACAGCAGAATATTTTCGCGGTGATGGATAAGCTTCGTGAAATCTATCCCCAGCGTGAATTTGTGATGAGTCGGTTCGAAGAGGTGTTTGACCACATCGACGCGCACCATGATGAGCTGGCGACGCTAAAAGGGGAGTTTATCGACGGGAAATACATGCGCGTTCACCGGACCATCGGCTCCACGCGCATGGACATTAAAATCGCCCATGCGCGTATCGAGAACAAAATTGTCAATATCCTCGAGCCGCTGGCGGCGCTTGCCTGGACGCTGGGCTTCGACTACCACCACGGCCTGCTGGAGAAGATGTGGAAAGAGATCCTCAAAAACCACGCTCACGATAGCATCGGCTGCTGCTGCAGCGATAAGGTGCACCGTGAGATTGTCTCCCGCTTTGAGCTGGCAGAGGACATGGCGGACAACCTGGTGCGTTTCTATATGCGCAAGATTGTTGACAACATGCCGCAAAGCGACGCCGATAAGCTGGTGATGTTCAACCTGATGCCCTGGCCGCGTGAAGAGGTGATGAACACCAAGATTCGGCTGCGGGCCAGCCAGTTCAGACTACGGGATGAAAAAGGCAACGAGATCCCCTGTTTCATTCGAAGCGCGCGCGAACTCGACCCTGGGCTCATCGATCGGCAGATTGTCCATTACGGCAATTACGAACCGTTTATGGAGTTTGATATTCAGTTCAGCCAGATACTGCCGTCGATGGGCTACCGTACGCTGTATATCGAGCCGAACGTGGCCGGGAAGGTGCTCCCAGCGGTGAAAAACACCGAATCCTTACTTGAAAATGCCTTCTGGCAGATTGATTTAAATGGCGACGGCACGCTGCGCCTGCGCGACAAAGAAACCGGGCTTATTTATGACCGCGTACTGGAAATCGAAGAGAGTTCTGACGATGGCGATGAGTACGACTACTCGCCTTCCCGGGAAGAGTGGAGACTCACTTCAGCGCAGGGCGAGCATGACGTTGAGGTCACGCACGAAGGCTGGCAGAGCAGGGCGGCTATCCGCCATCGGATCGCCGTTCCGGCAAATCTGGCCGAACGCGCGGCGCGCCAGCGAAACGGCTCACTCAACGTAGAGTTTGACGTCACCCTTAGCCATAACAGCAGGCGTATTGACGTGGCCGTGCGTCTGGATAACCAGGCTAACGACCACCGCGTTCGCGTGCTGATCCCAACGCCGTTTATGACAGAGGAAGTGTTAGCGGATACGCAGTTTGGCTCGCTCACTCGCCCGGTGCAGGACGCGGCGATGGCGACCTGGCATGAGGAGGCCTGGAAAGAAGCGCCGGTTCCCGTCTGGAATTTACTCAACTATGCCGTCCTGCAGGAAAAGCGAAACGGGCTGGCGCTCTTCACCGAGGGCCTGCGTGAGTTTGAAGTAGTGGGCGATGACAAAAAAGCGTTCGCCTTGACCTTGTTGCGCGGCGTGGGGCTGCTCGGGAAAGAAGATTTGCTGCTGCGTCCAGGCAGACCTTCGGGGATCAAAATGCCTGTTCCTGACTCTCAGGTGCGCGGGCCGTTAACCTGTCGCTTTAGCCTCTTCAGCTTCAGCGGTACGCCAGAAAACGCGGGCGTCGCGCAGCAGGCTAAATCGTGGCTAACGCCGGTGCAGTGCTATAACAAAATTCCCTGGGATGCGATGAAACTGAATCGCGCGTCGTTTATCACGCCGGAAAGTTACAGTCTGCTAGCGCTTTCGCCAACGGGATGCGTGCTCAGTACGCTCAAAAAGGCTGAAGATCGTGATGAGCTCATTCTCCGCCTGTTCAACCCTTCGGCGTCCAGCGCATGTGACACGACGTTATCCATGAATCCGACGGTGAAACGGTGGCGCGAAACGGACATGAACGAACGGATAATGGATCGGTGTGAAGAAGAGGGCATTGTCGGGGCATTCAGGCCGGGGCAATCGCGAACCTTTAGTATTCTTTTCGCCTGA
- the cydA gene encoding cytochrome ubiquinol oxidase subunit I, whose amino-acid sequence MLDVVELSRLQFALTAMYHFLFVPLTLGMAFLLAIMETVYVLSGKQIYKDMTKFWGKLFGINFALGVATGLTMEFQFGTNWSYYSHYVGDIFGAPLAIEGLMAFFLESTFVGLFFFGWDRLGKVQHMAVTWLVALGSNLSALWILVANGWMQNPIASDFNFETMRMEMVSFAELVLNPVAQVKFVHTVASGYVCGAMFVLGISSYYMLRGRDFAFAKRSFAIAASFGMAAILSVIVLGDESGYEMGDVQKTKLAAIEAEWETQPAPAAFTLFGIPDQDAQENRFAIQIPYALGIIATRSVDKQVTGLKELMVQHEERIRNGMKAYSLLEQLRAGSTDQAVRDQFNDVKKDLGYGLLLKRYTPNVSDATEAQIQMATKDSIPRVAPLYFAFRIMVGCGIIMLLIIAASFWSVIRNRIGEKKWLLRTALYGIPLPWIAIESGWFVAEYGRQPWAIGEVLPTAVANSSLTAGDLIFSMLLICGLYTLFLVAELFLMFKFARLGPSSLKTGRYHYEQSTATTQPAR is encoded by the coding sequence ATGTTAGACGTAGTCGAACTGTCGCGCTTACAGTTTGCCTTGACCGCGATGTACCACTTCCTGTTTGTGCCACTGACGCTCGGTATGGCGTTCCTGCTGGCCATCATGGAAACGGTTTACGTCCTTTCCGGCAAACAGATTTATAAAGATATGACCAAGTTCTGGGGCAAGTTGTTTGGTATCAACTTTGCACTGGGCGTGGCAACCGGTCTGACCATGGAGTTCCAGTTCGGGACTAACTGGTCTTACTATTCCCACTATGTAGGGGATATCTTCGGTGCGCCGCTGGCCATTGAAGGTCTGATGGCCTTCTTCCTCGAATCCACCTTTGTAGGTCTGTTCTTCTTCGGTTGGGACCGTCTGGGTAAAGTCCAGCATATGGCGGTAACCTGGCTGGTGGCATTAGGTTCTAACCTGTCCGCGCTGTGGATCCTGGTGGCGAACGGCTGGATGCAGAACCCAATCGCGTCCGATTTCAACTTCGAAACCATGCGCATGGAAATGGTCAGCTTTGCTGAGCTGGTCCTGAACCCGGTTGCTCAGGTTAAATTCGTTCACACCGTGGCTTCTGGCTATGTGTGCGGCGCGATGTTCGTACTGGGTATCAGCTCCTACTACATGCTGCGCGGTCGTGACTTCGCTTTCGCAAAACGCTCTTTTGCTATTGCAGCAAGCTTCGGTATGGCGGCAATTCTCTCCGTTATCGTTCTGGGTGATGAATCCGGTTACGAAATGGGTGACGTGCAGAAAACTAAACTGGCCGCAATTGAAGCCGAATGGGAAACCCAGCCGGCGCCTGCGGCCTTTACGCTGTTCGGTATTCCCGATCAGGACGCGCAGGAAAACCGCTTCGCTATTCAGATCCCTTACGCTCTGGGTATCATCGCCACCCGTTCTGTTGATAAGCAGGTGACCGGTCTGAAAGAGCTGATGGTGCAGCATGAAGAGCGTATCCGTAACGGGATGAAAGCTTACTCGCTGCTGGAACAGCTGCGCGCGGGTTCAACCGATCAGGCCGTTCGCGATCAGTTTAACGACGTGAAGAAAGACCTGGGTTACGGCCTGCTGCTGAAACGCTATACCCCGAACGTCTCCGACGCGACGGAAGCGCAAATCCAGATGGCAACCAAAGACTCAATTCCGCGCGTTGCACCGTTGTACTTCGCATTCCGTATCATGGTGGGCTGCGGCATCATCATGCTGCTGATTATCGCGGCGTCCTTCTGGTCCGTGATTCGCAACCGTATCGGTGAGAAAAAATGGCTGCTGCGCACCGCGCTGTACGGTATTCCACTGCCATGGATTGCCATCGAATCCGGTTGGTTTGTTGCGGAGTATGGCCGTCAGCCATGGGCAATCGGTGAGGTGCTGCCAACGGCGGTAGCGAACTCGTCACTGACAGCGGGTGACCTGATCTTCTCCATGCTGCTGATTTGCGGTCTATACACCCTGTTCCTGGTGGCTGAACTGTTCCTGATGTTCAAGTTCGCGCGCCTTGGCCCAAGCAGCCTGAAAACCGGTCGCTATCACTACGAGCAGTCCACCGCGACTACTCAGCCGGCACGCTAA
- the ybgC gene encoding tol-pal system-associated acyl-CoA thioesterase: MNTTLFRWPVRVYYEDTDAGGVVYHASYVAFYERARTEMLRHHHFSQQVLLAERVAFVVRKMTLEYFAPARLDDMLEVQTEITSMRGTSLVFTQRIVNAENTVLNSAEVLIVCVDPTIMKPRALPKSIVAEFKQ, encoded by the coding sequence GTGAATACAACGCTGTTTCGATGGCCGGTTCGTGTCTACTACGAAGATACCGATGCCGGTGGTGTGGTCTACCACGCCAGCTACGTTGCTTTTTATGAACGGGCACGCACAGAGATGCTGCGCCATCATCACTTTAGTCAACAGGTGCTGTTGGCTGAGCGAGTTGCCTTCGTGGTACGCAAGATGACGCTTGAGTATTTTGCGCCTGCCAGACTCGACGATATGCTCGAAGTCCAAACTGAAATTACATCAATGCGCGGAACCTCACTGGTTTTCACGCAGCGGATAGTCAATGCAGAGAACACCGTACTGAACTCAGCTGAAGTACTGATTGTCTGTGTTGATCCAACCATAATGAAGCCTCGTGCGCTTCCTAAGTCTATTGTCGCGGAGTTTAAGCAGTGA
- the mngA gene encoding PTS 2-O-a-mannosyl-D-glycerate transporter subunit IIABC codes for MNLTTLTHSSAVCVQAHYASRDEAIRQLTMRLVALGKITDGDAFLAEVYRRESQGPTALGEGLAVPHGKSSVVNEAAFAVATLCEPLEWEGVDGPENVELIVLLAIPPAEAGSTHIQLLTALTSRLADDALRERVMAAATAEDLLDALNGVSQEDEVATLVNAPTVICVTACPAGIAHTYMAAEYLEKAGRKLGVNVVVEKQGANGIEGRITAQQLQEAKACIFAAEVAIKENERFQGIPTISVPVAEPLRHAEALIERALALQPSTDARHAHGDTEMKKSVKTELKQALLSGISFAVPLIVAGGTVLAVSVLLAQILGLQHLFDQENSWLWMYRKLGGGMLGILMVPVLAAYTAYSLADKPALTPGFAAGLAANMIGSGFLGAIVGGLIAGYLMRWVKNHIRLSSRFNGFLTFYLYPVIGVLGAGSLMLFVIGEPVAWLNTTLTAWLNGLSGANALLLGAILGFMCSFDLGGPVNKASYAFCLGAMANGVFGPYAIFASVKMVSAFTVTASTMLAPKLFKPFEIETGKSTWLLGLAGITEGAIPMAIEDPLRVIGSFVLGSMVTGAIVGAMGIGLSTPGAGIFSLFLLHDAGLGGVVAAAGWFGAALVGTAISTFILLLWRRQAVKKGNYVAEDAIP; via the coding sequence ATGAACCTGACGACTCTGACCCACTCCAGTGCTGTCTGCGTGCAGGCGCACTATGCCAGCCGTGATGAGGCCATTCGCCAGCTTACGATGCGGCTGGTGGCGCTGGGCAAAATTACCGATGGCGATGCTTTTCTGGCGGAGGTCTACCGTCGTGAATCTCAGGGGCCAACTGCACTGGGAGAAGGGCTGGCTGTCCCGCATGGTAAATCGAGCGTGGTGAACGAAGCGGCTTTTGCGGTTGCTACGCTGTGCGAACCGCTGGAGTGGGAGGGGGTAGACGGCCCTGAAAACGTTGAGCTGATCGTCCTGCTTGCTATCCCACCTGCTGAAGCGGGATCCACGCATATCCAGTTGCTGACGGCGCTGACGTCTCGCCTGGCAGATGACGCGCTCCGGGAACGCGTTATGGCTGCAGCGACGGCGGAGGATCTGCTTGATGCGCTGAACGGTGTCTCGCAGGAAGACGAGGTTGCCACATTGGTGAATGCACCAACCGTCATCTGCGTCACCGCCTGTCCGGCCGGGATTGCCCATACCTATATGGCAGCTGAGTACCTGGAAAAAGCGGGACGTAAGCTGGGCGTCAACGTGGTGGTCGAAAAGCAGGGGGCGAACGGCATCGAGGGGCGCATCACCGCGCAGCAGTTGCAGGAGGCCAAAGCGTGCATCTTTGCGGCGGAAGTGGCGATCAAAGAGAACGAGCGTTTTCAGGGGATCCCCACCATTTCCGTGCCCGTCGCGGAACCCCTGCGCCATGCTGAAGCGCTCATTGAGCGCGCGCTGGCGCTACAGCCTTCTACCGATGCGCGTCATGCGCATGGCGATACGGAAATGAAAAAGAGCGTTAAAACTGAACTCAAGCAGGCGCTCCTTAGCGGTATCTCCTTTGCGGTGCCGCTGATCGTCGCTGGCGGGACGGTGCTGGCCGTGTCGGTACTGCTGGCGCAAATCCTGGGGCTGCAGCACCTGTTCGACCAGGAAAACTCATGGCTGTGGATGTACCGCAAGCTTGGCGGCGGCATGCTCGGTATTTTAATGGTACCCGTTCTGGCGGCCTATACCGCTTACTCGCTGGCGGATAAACCCGCGCTGACCCCGGGCTTTGCAGCCGGTCTTGCGGCCAATATGATCGGCTCCGGTTTCCTGGGGGCTATCGTCGGCGGGCTGATCGCGGGCTACCTGATGCGCTGGGTGAAAAATCACATTCGCCTGAGTAGCCGCTTCAACGGTTTTTTAACCTTTTATCTCTATCCGGTTATTGGCGTACTGGGTGCGGGCAGCCTGATGCTGTTTGTGATCGGTGAGCCGGTGGCCTGGCTTAATACTACACTCACCGCCTGGCTTAATGGGCTGTCCGGCGCGAATGCGCTGCTTCTGGGGGCGATCCTCGGGTTTATGTGTTCATTCGATTTGGGTGGTCCGGTCAACAAAGCCTCTTACGCGTTCTGTCTGGGAGCGATGGCTAACGGGGTATTCGGTCCCTATGCGATTTTTGCTTCCGTCAAAATGGTGTCGGCCTTCACCGTCACGGCGTCAACGATGCTGGCACCGAAACTGTTTAAACCATTTGAAATTGAAACCGGTAAATCCACGTGGCTGCTCGGCCTTGCGGGCATCACCGAAGGGGCGATTCCGATGGCGATTGAAGATCCGCTTCGCGTCATAGGTTCATTTGTGCTCGGCTCCATGGTAACAGGCGCAATTGTCGGCGCGATGGGGATCGGGTTGTCCACGCCGGGGGCCGGTATTTTCTCTCTCTTTTTACTTCACGATGCCGGGTTGGGCGGTGTGGTTGCGGCGGCGGGCTGGTTTGGCGCAGCGCTGGTGGGCACCGCTATCTCCACCTTTATTCTGCTGCTCTGGCGACGCCAGGCGGTGAAAAAAGGCAACTACGTCGCTGAAGACGCCATACCGTAA